The Streptomyces sp. NBC_00162 sequence TTGACCGTCTTGCCGACCTCCAGCTGCGTCCCTGCCTGGGGCTGCTGGTCGATGACCGTCTTCGGTGCGGCTCCGGGGGAGTCGACCTCCGTCACGCTGCCGAGCTTGAGGTTGACGGCCTTGAGCGCCTTCTCCGCGTCGTCCTTGGTCTTGCCCTTGAGGTCCGGGACGATCGACTTGGACTGTTCCTTGGCGACCGTCAGCGTGATGACGGTGTTCTTCTCCGCCTCACCGCCCGCCTTCGGGTTCTGGTCGAGGACGGTTCCCGGGGGACGCTCGGACTCCTGGAGCTTGCGGTCGACCTGGAAGCCCTTCTCCTTCAGCGCCGCCTCGGCCTGTTCGTACGTGAGGTTGACCACGCTGGGGACCGCCACCTTGGGTGCGCCCGTGGAGACCGTCACCGTGACGGTGGAGTCCTTGGCGACCTTGGTGTCGGGCGCCGGGTCCTGCTTGCAGACGTTGCCCTTGGGCTGGTCGGCGCAGGCTTCGTCGGCTCCCTTGACCACCTTGAGGCCGACGTTCTCGCCGCTCTGCTGTGCCTTCTCGAGGGTCGAGCCGATGAGCTTGGGCACGCTGGGCCGGTTGTCGGCGGTGCTGCTGAAGAGGGAGCGGCCGATCAGGATCGCGCCGACCAGGACGAGGACGCCGGCCGCGACGAGCAGGACGGTGGAGGCCTTGCTCTTCTTCTGGCGGCGGTGCGGGCCCTGGTCGTAGCCGCCGTGGCCCTGGTCGCCGTACCCGTACCCGCCGTCGCCCGGGGGCATCGGCGGCATCATCGAGGTCTGGCCGGCGTCGGTGGTGCGCAGGGCGGTGGTGGGCTGGTCGTAGCCCTGGTGTCCGTAGCCGCCCTGGTCGTGCGGGTAGCCGTAGCCGGCCGCGCCCATGGCGGCGGTGGCGGCGACGGGCTGGCCGTCGAGGCAGGCCTCGATGTCGGCGCGCATCTCGTCGGCGGACTGGTACCGGTAGTCGGGGTCCTTGACGAGGGCCTTCAGCACGATCGCGTCCATCTCGGGCGTGATCTCGGGGTCGAAGTTCGACGGCGGCTGCGGTTCTTCCCGTACGTGCTGGTAGGCGACGGCCACGGGGGAGTCGCCGACGAACGGGGGCCGCACGCTGAGGAGCTCGTAGAGCAGGCAGCCGGCGGAGTAGAGGTCGGAGCGTGCGTCGACCTGCTCGCCCTTGGCCTGCTCCGGGGAGAGGTACTGGGCGGTGCCGATGACGGCGGCCGTCTGCGTCATGGTCATGCCGGAGTCGCCCATGGCGCGGGCGATGCCGAAGTCCATGACCTTGACCTGGCCGGTGCGGGTCAGCATCACGTTGGCGGGCTTGATGTCGCGGTGCACGATGCCGGCGCGGTGCGAGTACTCGAGGGCCTGGAGGATGCCGATGGTCATTTCCAGGGTGCGCTCGGGCAGCAGTTTGCGCCCGGAGTGCAGCAGCTCGCGCAGGGTGGACCCGTCGACGTACTCCATCACGATGTACGGGATGGAGATGTTGTCGACGTAGTCCTCGCCGGTGTCGTAGACGGCGACGATCGCCGGATGGTTCAGGGACGCGGCCGACTGGGCCTCGCGCCGGAACCGGGCCTGGAAGGACGGGTCGCGGGCGAGATCGGCGCGCAGGGTCTTGACGGCGACGGTACGGCCGAGCCGGGTGTCGTGGGCGAGGTAGACCTCGGCCATGCCACCACGGCCGAGCACGTGGCTCAGCTCGTACCGGCCGCCGAGGCGACGCGGCTCTTCCATAACGTTGCAGCCCTCTCCGTCAGTCCCGACCGCACCTGTGTGTGGTCCGGCGGTGTGCTGTTCGCGCAAAGGCTACCGGCCGATCGTCTGTGATCGGTTCGCGGCCACAGGCTGATACTGGACCGGTACCGTACGCTCGGATCCGGCCGGGATCAGTGACGTGGATCACGTGGTTCCGGCGGTCCGTCATCCCTGGGTCATCCCTGGCTCTTCAGTACGGCTTCCATGACGGCCTTCGCGACGGGGGCGGCGAGGCCGCCGCCGCTGATGTCCTCGCGGTCCGCGTTGCTGTCCTCGATGACGACGGCGACGGCGACGGGCGAGCCCTTGTCGGTCTTGGCGTAGGAGATGAACCAGGCGTAGGGCTTCTTGGAGTTCTTCTCGCCGTGCTGGGCGGTGCCGGTCTTTCCGCCGACGGTGATGCCGGAGATCTTGGCGGGCTTGCCGGTGCCGTTCTCGACGACGTTGACCATCATCTGCTGGACCTTCTGCGCGTTGGCGGCGGAGAGGGGCCGGCTCATTTCCTGCGGCGAGTGCTTCTCGATCATGTCGAGGTTCGGCGCGGTGAGGTGGTCGACCATGTACGGCTTCATCAGCTTGCCGTCGTTGGCGATCGCGGCGGTGACCATGGCCATCTGGAGGGGGGTGGCCGCGGTGTTGAACTGGCCGATGGCGCTCTGGGCGTTGCCGTCCTTGCCCATGGTCTTGTCGTAGACGCTGGCGAAGGCGCGGACCGGAGTGTCGATCTTGTCGTTGTTGAAGCCGAACTTCTCCGCGGTCTCCACCATCTTGTCGCGTCCCACCTTGTCGCCCATGTTGGCGAAGACGGAGTTGCAGGAGACCTCGAGGGCCTTGTTGAGGCTGAACTTCTCGCAGTTCATGTTGTGCGAGTTGGGCAGCGGGGTCTTGGTGCCGGGCAGGATGTACGGCTCGGGGGTGTCCGTGGCGGCGTCGATGTCGGAGACGACGCCGTGTTCCAGGGCCGCGGCGGCGGTGAGGACCTTGAAGGTGGAGCCCGGCGGGTACGTCTCGCGTAGGGCTCGGTTGACGAGGTTCTTGTCCTCGCTGTCCTTGAGCTCGACCCAGGCCTTCTCGTCGTCCTTGGAGTTGCCGGCGAAGCGGCTGGGGTCGTACGAGGGGGTGGAGACGAGGGCGAGGATGGCGCCGGTGCGCGGGTCGATTGCGGCGACGGCGCCCTTCTTGGTGCCGAGCTTGTCGTAGGCGGCCTTCTGGGCGGCGGGGTTGAGTGTGGTGACGACGTTGCCGCCCTGCTTCTTCTCCCCGGTGAACATGCCGATGGTGCGGTCGAAGAACAGCCGGTCGTCGTTGCCGGTGAGGATGCCGTCCTCGAGTGATTCGAGCTGGGTGGAGCCGAAGGCCTGCGAAGCGTAGCCGGTGACGGGGGCCCAGAGGGGGCCGTCAAGGTAGGTGCGCTTGTACTTGTAGTCGCTGCCGTTGGTGACCGCGGAGCCGGTGATCGGCTCGCCCGCCACGATGATGTTGCCGCGTTCGGTGGCGTACTGGGCGATCTGGACCCGGCGGTTTTCCTTGCGGGTGCTGAGTTCCTCGGCCTGGACGTACTGCAGCCAGTTGGTCCGGATCAGCAGCGCGAGGACGAGCAGCCCGCAGAACAGCGAGATGCGGCGCAGGGGCTTGTTCATGACGGGCGGACCACCTGGGTCATCTCGGAGTCGGGGGACGGGGCGGGGGCCGGGGCAGGTCGGCGTGCGGTGTCGCTGATCCGGATGAGGATGGCGATGAGGACCCAGTTCGCGAGGACGGAGGAGCCGCCGGACGCGAGGAAGGGCATCGTCATGCCGGTGAGGGGGATGAGGCCCATGACTCCGCCGGCGACGACGAAGATCTGGAGGGCGAAGGCGCCGGAGAGGCCGATGGCGAAGAGCTTGCCGAAGGGGTCGCGGGCGGCGAGGGCGGTGCGGACGCCCCGCTCGATGATGAGGCCGTAGAGCAGGAGGAAGGCCATCACGCCGGTGAGGCCGAGTTCCTCGCCGACGGTGGAGAAGATGAAGTCGGAGTTGGCGGCGAAGCCGATGAGGTCGGAGTTGCCCTGGCCCCATCCGGCGCCGAGGACGCCGCCGGAGCCGAAGCTCATGATCGACTGGCCGACCTGTTCGCAGGCGCCGGAGGTGGTGTAGCAGGCGAAGGGGTCGAGCCAGGCGGTGACGCGGACCTTGACGTGGCTGGCGAAGGTGGCGACGACGACGGCGCCGCCGACCGACATGAGCAGGCCGATGACGATCCAGCTGGTGCGCTCGGTGGCGACGTACAGCATGATCACGAACATGCCGAAGAAGAGCAGCGAGGTGCCGAGGTCGTTCTCGAAGACGAGGACGAGCAGGCTCATCGCCCAGATCATCAGGATGGGGCCGAGGTCGCGGCCGCGCGGCAGGTAGAGGCCCATGAAGCGGCGGCTGGCCAGGGCCAGGGCGTCACGTTTCACCATGAGGTAGCCGGCGAAGAAGATGGCGATGACGATCTTCGCGAACTCGCCGGGCTGGATGGAGAAGCCGCCGACGCTGATCCAGATCTTGGCGCCGAAGACGTCGGCGCCGAGGCCCGGGATGACGGGCAGGATCAGCAGGATCAGGGCGCCGGCCATGGAGATGTACGTGAAGCGCTGCAGGACGCGGTGGTCCTTGAGGATGAGCAGCACGGCGGCGAACAGGGCGATGGCCAGCGCCGTGTACATCATCTGGCGGGGTGCGGAGGGGGTGAAGGCACCGAAGGAGCGCTTGGCGAGGTTCTGCAGCCGCTCGGACTGGTCGAGCCGCCAGATCAGTACGAGGCCGAGCCCGTTGAGGAGGATGGCCAGCGGCAGCAGCAGCGGGTCGGCGTACTTGGCGTACCGGCGTACGACGACGTGCGCGACCCCGGCGAGGGCGGCGAGGCCCAGGCCGTAGAGCACCATGCCGGGCGGCAGGCTGCCGTTGATCGCGAGGCCCACGTTGGCGTAGGCGAACATCGGGATGACCACGGCGAAGCCGAGCAGCAGGAGCTCGGTGTTCCGCCGGCTCGGCGCCTCGATGGCGCCGATGGTGGTCGTGTTGGTGACAACGCTCATGGTGTGGCAGGCCCCCTGTGCCCGCGGGTGTCTACTGCTTTCCGCACAGGCTGACCACTTGCTGCTCCGCGGGAGTCAGAGTGGAGCCGGGTGTTTGGTTCTGAGCCTCGGCGTTGCGGCGTTCCTCGTCCTTCTTGCAGGCGGAGACCTGGACGCCGAGGTCGTCGAGCTTCTCGCGGGCGCCGTCGAGGCTGCCTTCGCTGATGGTGGCCTCGACCTGCTTGCGCTTGAAGGGCGGAAGGTACTTCAGTTCGATGTCGGGGCGGTCGGTCTCCACCTTGGAGAGCTCCAGCGGCCCGAGCTTCTGGCTGATGCCGCGGAAGAGCGCGACGTGCTCGCCCTTGACGCCGACGTAGAACTGGGTCTGGGTCCAGCGCCAGCCCGCGTAGAGGCCGCCGCCGACGACGCCGGCGACGAGGAGCAGGGTCAGCGTACGGGTGGCCCACTTGCGCCCTTTGCCGCGGCGCCTGCGGGGGTGGTCGTACGTGTCCTCGTACTCAGAGTCGCCGTCGTAGGCCTCGGCTTCGCCGAAGCTGCCGTACGCGCCGCCGCCCTGGCCCTGGTCGGAGTAGCCGTAGCCGTTGGCCTCGCCGCTGCCGGGGGGGCCGAAGGCGCCGGCGGGCGGGCCGGCCTGGCGGCCGAGGCCCGAGGCGCGGCCGGCCGGGGTCTGCATGGCGTTGCCGCCGTCGAAGAGCTGGTGCTGGTTCTCGGCGACCGCGCCGACGACGACCGGGGTGTCGTTGACCTGGGCGGCGAGGGTGTCTCCGCTGTCGGTGTCGAGGACGTCGGCGACGATGCAGGTGATGTTGTCGGGTCCGCCGCCGCGCAGGGCGAGCTGGATGAGCGACTGCACGGTCTCGCGGGGGCCGTGGTAGTCGGCGAGGGTCTCTTCGAGGGTCTGGTGGGAGACCACGCCGGAGAGTCCGTCGGAGCAGATGAGGTAGCGGTCGCCGGCGCGGACCTCGCGGATGGAGAGGTCGGGTTCGACGATGTCGCCGCTGCCGAGGGCCCGCATCAGCAGCGAGCGCTGCGGGTGCGTGGTGGCTTCCTCTTCGGTGATGCGGCCCTCGTCGACGAGGCGCTGCACCCAGGTGTGGTCCTGGGTGATCTGCGTGAGGACGCCGTCGCGCAGCAGGTAGGCGCGGGAGTCGCCGACGTGGACGAGGCCGAGGCGCTGGCCGGTCCACAGCAGGGCGGTCAGGGTGGTGCCCATGCCCTCGAGCTGGGGATCCTCCTCGACCATGACGCGCAGCTGGTCGTTGGCGCGCTGCACTGCCGTGGCGAGGGAGGTGAGGATGTCGGAGCCCGGGACGTCGTCGTCGAGCTGCACGAGGGTGGAGATCACCTCGGAGCTCGCGACCTCGCCGGCGGCCTGGCCTCCCATGCCGTCGGCGATCGCGAGGAGGCGTGGCCCGGCGTAGCCGGAGTCCTCGTTGCCCTCGCGGATCATGCCTTTGTGCGATCCGGCGGCGAACCGCAGGGACAGACTCATGCGCACCTCGCCGGTCGGCTCCGGGTACAACCGGTCTCGAGCCACACTGCCCACCCTCCGGTCGGGAGCGCGCACGTGTCCGTGTCCTCGGTGGGACGGATCACCGCCGCGCGCTCGCTCCGCTCGCTCATTCTCGTACTACTTCCGCAGCTCGATGACGGTCTTGCCGATGCGGATCGGGGCGCCCGGCGGAATGGGCGTCGGGGTGGTCAGCCGGGTCCGGTCGAGATACGTGCCGTTGGTGGACCCGAGATCCTCGACGATCCACTGGCCGTCACGGTCGGGATAGATCCTGGCATGGCGGCTGGACGCGTAGTCGTCGTCCAGCACGATGGTGGAGTCGTGGGCGCGGCCCAGCGTGATCGTCTGGCCGGCGAGGGCCACCGTGGTTCCCGTGAGGGTGCCCTCGGAGACGACGAGCTTGGTGGGCGCACCGCGGCGCTGGCGCTGCTGCGGTGGCGCGGCCTGCCGGCCGGCCTGCTGCGGGGCGGTGCCCGCGCCGCCGCGGCGTGAGCCGCGCTGCGTGACTCTCGTTCCGAAGAGGTCGCTGCGGATGACCTGGACGGCCACGATGACGAACAGCCACAGAACGGCTAGGAAACCCAGCCGCATGACCGTCAGGGTCAGCTCTGACATTGCCCCCGCTTCACCCTTCGGCTTGCCGGTAAATGATGGTCGTGCTGCCCACGACGATCCGCGAGCCGTCGCGGAGCGTAGCGCGGGTGGTGTGCTGCCCGTCCACCACGATGCCGTTGGTGGATCCGAGATCCTGGATCGTCGAGGGCGTTCCGGTCCGGATCTCACAGTGCCGGCGCGATACGCCGGGGTCGTCGATCCGCACGTCGGCTTCGGTGCTTCGGCCGAGTACGAGCGTGGGGCGCGAGATCTGGTGGCGGGTGCCGTTGATCTCGATCCAGTGGCGCCGTGGGGCGCCCGAGGTGGGTACGGGTGCTGCCGGGCCCGGTCCGCCGGCGGGCCGGCGGGCGCCTGGTCCGCCGGGGGGCGGGGCGCTGGGCATGGGCGGGGCGGCGACCGGCGGGTAGCCGTAGCCGCCCTGGCCGGCCTGGCCTGCCGGACCGCCCTGCGGCCGGCCCTGGGGGGCCTGCGGCTGGGAGGTGCTGGAGGCCAGGGTACGGCTGCGGACCCGGTAGAGCCCGGTGTCGAGGTCGTCGGCCTTCTCCAGGTGGACCTTGATGGGGCCCATGAAGCTGTAGCGCTGCTGCTTGGCGTAGTCGCGGACGAGGCCCGCGAGCTCGTCGCCGAGCTGCCCGGAGTAGGGGCTCAGGCGGTCGTAGTCGCCGGCGCTGAGCTCGACGATGAAGTCGTTGGGGACGACGGTCCGCTCGCGGTTCCAGATGGTTGCGTTGTTGTCGCACTCCCGCTGGAGGGCGCCGGCGATCTCCACCGGCTGGACCTCGGACTTGAACACCTTGGCGAAGGTGCCGTTCACCAGACCTTCGAGTCGCTGCTCGAACCGCTTCAGAACTCCCATGGGGCACCTCCTCCGTCGTTGTCGCCCTGTACTGCTTACTGATCGTATCCACGCGTGGCGGATTCGGGTGGTTCCCCATCGGTCCTGTGAGGACGAGTGTTGGTCCTCACAGGGGATCGTAGGGGGGCCTCAGGGACAGTGTCCCGCACCGGGAGCGGAGTGTGGGAGGGGCCGTCCTCAGAGGGGTGCGGGGGTGCGGGGAAAGCGATGTGATTCCACCCCGTCCTACGTGCTAATGTTTCGACGTCGCCAGGGGAACGGCCCGAAAGGGAAGAACCACTGGGGAGCTGCTCGGGCGAGTGGCGGAACGGCAGACGCGCTGGCTTCAGGTGCCAGTGTCCTTCGGGACGTGGGGGTTCAAATCCCCCCTCGCCCACATCGACGAAACGGTCGTCATCGCGAAAGCGGTGGCGGCCGTTTCGTGTTTCCGCATGTGCGGATCTCCGCATGTGCGGATCTCCGGTTTTTCGGAGATCAACTGCCGTGCCCGGTGCGGGCCGTGTGGCCTCCGGATGGCCAAGGAGTGATCCAGGACACGTGGTTCGCGGTCGGCCGTCCGACTTTCGTCGCTCGGGGCGCGACGAAAGAGGGCGGCCGGTGGTGTGCCGGGGTGTCTAGGGTCGGTCGGGTGGATGCGAAGGCGATGACGCGTGCGGGCTGGGACTGGCTGAGGGGGCCGGAGCCCTGGACCCGGCGGATGCTCGTGGGTGACCTGGCGATCGCCGGGGTGCTGGCGCTGCTCGGTCTGGGCGTCGACGAGCTCGACAACGGGTCCGGGCGGCGGATGCTGGCGAGCGCCTTGGTCGTGATCGTGCTCACGCTGCTGCGGCGCAGGCTGCCGGCGGCGACGCTGGTGGTGGGTTCGGCGGTGAGCGTGTTCCTGCCCGGCTCGTTCCTGGTCACGTGTCTGCTGGGCTGGTCGGCGGGGCGCCGGATCGTCGGGGTGGGGCGCGCGGGGGCGGCCTTCACGCTGGCGTTCGTGGCGTCGGTCGGCCTCGGGGTGATCCACGAGTGGTCGCAGATGCGGCCGCTGCTGGTGATGGTGTTCTCCACGCTGATGTTCCTGGCGACGACGGTGATGCCGGGTCTGGCCAGCCGGTACTGGTCGCAGCGCCGGACGCTGCTGCGCGCGCTCCAGGAGCGCAACGGGCAGCTGATGCGCGAGCGGGCGATGGTCGCGGGGCAGGCGAGGCTGCGCGAGCGGCAGCGGATCGCCCAGGACATGCACGACAGCCTGGGCCACCAGCTGGCGCTGATCTCGGTGCACACCGGTGCGCTGGAGGTGGATCCGAAGCTCACCGACCGGCAGCGGGAGGCGGTGGGTGTGCTGCGGCAGGCCTCGGTGGCGGCGATGCACGAGCTGCGCGAGGTCGTCGGGATCCTGCGGGACGGGGTCGAGGCGCCCGTTCCGGTGGAGGAGGCGGCGCAGCCCGCGGCGCGCGGGGTGGCCGGGATCGCGGGGGTCGTGGAGGCGGCGCGGGGCGCGGGGACCGACGTACGGATGTCCACCTCGGGTCAGCCGCGGCCGCTGGTGGCTGCCTGCGACCACGCGGCGTACAGGATCGTGCAGGAGGCCCTGACGAACGCGTACAAGCACGCGCCGGGGGCGACGATCACGGTGGAGCTGCGGTACGAGGACGATTCGCTGGTGGTGGAGATCGCCAACGGGCCGGCGGCCGGTCCGGGGGCCGGCGAGGTGGTGTCGGGCGGGCAGGGGCTGACGGGGCTGCGCGAGCGGGCGCGGCTGGTCGGCGGGATGGTGCACGCGGGCGGGACCGAGGGCGGCGGGTTCCGGGTGGCCGGGGTGCTGCCGTACGGGGCGGAGCCGGCCGGGGCGGGGGACATGGCCGACGACTTCGGGCAGCAGGCGCAGGCGCGGGGGCTGCGGGGTGTGCCGCCGATGGACTGGGCGGCGGTGGACCGGGAGCTGACCGTACCGGGGCGCAGCCGGACCGGCGGGTTCGCGCTGGGCTGCGGCATCGCCTTTGCGGCGGTGGTGCTGATGGTGATCGTGCTGGGGGCGGGGGTGCTGCTGGTGGTGGGCGCGATGGGCGACTCGATGGTCGACCGTGCCGTCTTCGACTCGGTGCGGGTGGGAGAGTCGGAGCAGGCTGTCCGGGACCGGCTGCCGTCCGGCGAGAATTTCCTGACGCCCGGGGCGGACCGCAAGGGGCCGCCGCGGCCGGAGGGTTCGCAGTGTCTGGCGGTGCTGGCGAAGGATCAGCCGTCGGCGCTGGGGACGGACATGATCTTCCGGTTCTGTTTCGAGGACGGCAAGCTCGTGGACAAGCAGGCTTACGAGGTCAAGCAGTAGGAGCACGGGTGACAGCCGAAGTGATCCGCGTGGTGATCGCAGACGACGAGCCGCTGATCCGGGCGGGGATCAGGATGATCCTGACCTCGGCGTCGGACATCGAGGTCGTGGCGGAGGCGGCGAACGGCAGGGAGGCGGTGGATCTGGCCCGCGCGCACGCGCCGGACGTGGTGCTGCTGGACATCCAGATGCCGGTGATGGACGGGCTGACCGCGCTGGGGGAGCTGGGGCGGGCCGCGCCGGAGGTGCGGGCGCTGATCCTGACCACCTTCGGGGAGAAGGAGAACGTGCTGCGGGCGCTGGGCCAGGGCGGTGCGGGGTTCCTGCTGAAGGACTCGGCGCCGGGCGAGCTGATCGGTGCCGTCCGGGCGGCCGCGGCGGGCGACGCGTACCTGTCACCGGCGGCGACCCGGCACGTGGTCGACCAGCTGGCGTCGGGGAAGGCCGTCGTACGGGGCGAGGAGGCCCGGCGGCAGGTCGCGGAGCTGAGTGAACGCGAGCGCGGGGTGCTCGCGTTGTTGGGGGAGGGACTGTCGAACGCGGACGCGGGGCGGCGGCTGCACATGAGCGAGGCGACGGTGAAGACGTATGTGAGCCGGATCCTGGCGAAGCTGGGCTGCGAGAACCGGGTTCAGGCGGCGTTGCTGGCCAGGGACGCCGGGCTGTAGATACCGTCAGCCCGTTCGAAGGCGATCAACGTACGGGTGGGGGCGGCGCAATGGCGGCGGTAGTGGGACAGCGGATCCCGGAGGTGGCGGGGTTCGCGCCGCGGGTGGCGGCGGGATCGCCGAAGCAGGACGGCAAGGCGCTGCGCCTGCGGGTGCCGCGGGCGGCGCACGCCGCCTTCGAGGCGACGGCCGGCCGCCCGGACGCGGTGCGGGCGGTGGAGGAGTCCAATGCCGGCCGGGTCGCCGAGCTGACGCCGATACGGGTGGGCCGGATGGCGGCGAACCCGTTCGCGTTCCTGCGGGGCGCGGCCGGACTGATGGCCCACGACCTGTCGGGCGGGCCGGTGACCGGGGTCGGCGCGCAGATCTGCGGCGACGCGCACGCGGCGAACTTCGGGCTGTACGGGGACGCGCACGGCCGGCTGGTCATCGACCTGAACGACTTCGACGAGACCGTCTTCGGCCCGTGGGAGTGGGACGTGAAGCGGCTGGTGACCTCGCTGGTGCTGGCCGGGCGGGTGGCGGGCGCGGGCGAGGACACCTGCCGGCAGGCCGCGCTGGACGCGGTGGGCGCCTACCGGAGGACCATGCGGCTGCTGTCCCGGCTGCCCGCCATGGAGGCGTGGAACGCCATCGCGGACGAGGAGCTGGTCTCGCACACCGATGCCCGGGATCTGCTGGGCACCCTGGAGCGGGTCGCGGAGAAGGCCCGCAACAACACCTCCGCGCGGTTCGCCGCGAAGTCGACGGAGGCCGGACCGGACGGCATCCGACGCTTCGTGGACGCGCTGCCCGTGCTGCGCCGGGTCGGGGACGGGGAGGCCGAGGCCGTGGCGGCCTCGCTGGGCCCGTACCTGCAGACCCTCCAGGGCGACCGGCTGCCGCTGATGGCCCGGTACGCGATCCACGACGTGGCCTTCCGCGTGGTGGGGACGGGCAGCGTCGGCACGCGTTCGTACGTGGTGCTGCTGCTGGACCACCGGGGCGAGCCGCTGGTGCTCCAGGTGAAGGAGGCGCGGCCCTCGGTGCTGCTGCCGCACCTGCCCGCGCTGGGCTTCGTCTCGCCGCCGGAGGAGCACGAGGGGCGCCGGGTGGTGGCCGGGCAGAAGCGGATGCAGGTGGTCTCGGACATCATGCTGGGCTGGACCACGGTGGAGGGGCGCCCCTTCCAGGTGCGCCAGTTCCGCAACCGCAAGGGCAGTGTGGATCCGGCGGCGCTGACCCCCGCCCAGCTCGACGACTACGGGCGGATGACCGGGGCGCTGCTGGCCCGGGCGCACGCGCACAGCGTCGATCCGCGGCTGCTGGCCGGGTACTGCGGAAAGAACGAGGAGCTGGACGAGGCGATGGCCGCCTTCGCGGTGGCCTACGCGGACCGGACCGAGGCCGACCACGCAGATCTGGTGGCGGCGGTGCGCACGGGGCGGATCGCGGCGGAGGCCGGGGTCTGAGGGCTTTCGCCCGGGGTCTGGGGCCTTTCGCCCGGCGTGGCGGGCCGTAGGCTGGCCGGGTGAGCGAGCAGACCGAACACACAGTCCCCGACGACGAACGACCCGAGGCGCGCCTGGAGCGGGCCGTGCGGGCCGCCGAGCAGGCGCTGATCGAGTTCGAGATCGCGGTGGAGACCTTCCGGGTCGAGGTGGAGAACTTCTCCCGCCTGCACCACCAGAAGCTCGGCCCGATGTATTCGCGGCTCGACGAACTCGACGCGTTGATCGCCGAGGCGAAGGCGGCCCGCACCGGGGACCCGGAGGACCTGCGGCGGGCGCGGGACGCGCGCTCGCTGGTCATGCCGATGCCCGGGGTGGACGAGCTGTTCCACGACTGGCTGGACTCGGACGGGATCTCCGACGACGCGGCCGCGATGCTCACCGAGCGGTCGGTGCGGCCGCCCGAGCGGGTGCGTCCCTCGGAGGAGGTGCGCCGCCTCTACCGCGAACTGGTGCGCCGGGCCCATCCGGACCTCGCCCAGGACGAGGCCGAGCGGGAGCGCCGCGACGGCTTCATCGCGCGGGTCAACGCCGCGTACGGGCGGGGCGAGGAGCAGCTGCTGCGCGAGCTGGCCGAGGAGTGGGCGGCCGGTCCGGCGCCCGAGCGGGCGGAGCCGGAGGAGAGCGGGGAGCTGTACGCCCGGCTGGAGTGGCTGGCGCGCCGCAAGGAGCTGCTCTCGCTCGTGGCCAAGGAGCTGGAGGACAGTGCGATCGGGTCGATGCTGAGGATGGCTCCCGAGGACCCGGACCGGCTGCTGGAGGAGATCGCGGAGCAGCTGCTGGCGCAGGTCTCCGGGCGTGAGGCGGAGCTGGCGGCTG is a genomic window containing:
- a CDS encoding PP2C family protein-serine/threonine phosphatase, whose amino-acid sequence is MSLSLRFAAGSHKGMIREGNEDSGYAGPRLLAIADGMGGQAAGEVASSEVISTLVQLDDDVPGSDILTSLATAVQRANDQLRVMVEEDPQLEGMGTTLTALLWTGQRLGLVHVGDSRAYLLRDGVLTQITQDHTWVQRLVDEGRITEEEATTHPQRSLLMRALGSGDIVEPDLSIREVRAGDRYLICSDGLSGVVSHQTLEETLADYHGPRETVQSLIQLALRGGGPDNITCIVADVLDTDSGDTLAAQVNDTPVVVGAVAENQHQLFDGGNAMQTPAGRASGLGRQAGPPAGAFGPPGSGEANGYGYSDQGQGGGAYGSFGEAEAYDGDSEYEDTYDHPRRRRGKGRKWATRTLTLLLVAGVVGGGLYAGWRWTQTQFYVGVKGEHVALFRGISQKLGPLELSKVETDRPDIELKYLPPFKRKQVEATISEGSLDGAREKLDDLGVQVSACKKDEERRNAEAQNQTPGSTLTPAEQQVVSLCGKQ
- a CDS encoding FHA domain-containing protein is translated as MSELTLTVMRLGFLAVLWLFVIVAVQVIRSDLFGTRVTQRGSRRGGAGTAPQQAGRQAAPPQQRQRRGAPTKLVVSEGTLTGTTVALAGQTITLGRAHDSTIVLDDDYASSRHARIYPDRDGQWIVEDLGSTNGTYLDRTRLTTPTPIPPGAPIRIGKTVIELRK
- a CDS encoding FtsW/RodA/SpoVE family cell cycle protein, with protein sequence MSVVTNTTTIGAIEAPSRRNTELLLLGFAVVIPMFAYANVGLAINGSLPPGMVLYGLGLAALAGVAHVVVRRYAKYADPLLLPLAILLNGLGLVLIWRLDQSERLQNLAKRSFGAFTPSAPRQMMYTALAIALFAAVLLILKDHRVLQRFTYISMAGALILLILPVIPGLGADVFGAKIWISVGGFSIQPGEFAKIVIAIFFAGYLMVKRDALALASRRFMGLYLPRGRDLGPILMIWAMSLLVLVFENDLGTSLLFFGMFVIMLYVATERTSWIVIGLLMSVGGAVVVATFASHVKVRVTAWLDPFACYTTSGACEQVGQSIMSFGSGGVLGAGWGQGNSDLIGFAANSDFIFSTVGEELGLTGVMAFLLLYGLIIERGVRTALAARDPFGKLFAIGLSGAFALQIFVVAGGVMGLIPLTGMTMPFLASGGSSVLANWVLIAILIRISDTARRPAPAPAPSPDSEMTQVVRPS
- a CDS encoding FhaA domain-containing protein; amino-acid sequence: MGVLKRFEQRLEGLVNGTFAKVFKSEVQPVEIAGALQRECDNNATIWNRERTVVPNDFIVELSAGDYDRLSPYSGQLGDELAGLVRDYAKQQRYSFMGPIKVHLEKADDLDTGLYRVRSRTLASSTSQPQAPQGRPQGGPAGQAGQGGYGYPPVAAPPMPSAPPPGGPGARRPAGGPGPAAPVPTSGAPRRHWIEINGTRHQISRPTLVLGRSTEADVRIDDPGVSRRHCEIRTGTPSTIQDLGSTNGIVVDGQHTTRATLRDGSRIVVGSTTIIYRQAEG
- the pknB gene encoding Stk1 family PASTA domain-containing Ser/Thr kinase, encoding MEEPRRLGGRYELSHVLGRGGMAEVYLAHDTRLGRTVAVKTLRADLARDPSFQARFRREAQSAASLNHPAIVAVYDTGEDYVDNISIPYIVMEYVDGSTLRELLHSGRKLLPERTLEMTIGILQALEYSHRAGIVHRDIKPANVMLTRTGQVKVMDFGIARAMGDSGMTMTQTAAVIGTAQYLSPEQAKGEQVDARSDLYSAGCLLYELLSVRPPFVGDSPVAVAYQHVREEPQPPSNFDPEITPEMDAIVLKALVKDPDYRYQSADEMRADIEACLDGQPVAATAAMGAAGYGYPHDQGGYGHQGYDQPTTALRTTDAGQTSMMPPMPPGDGGYGYGDQGHGGYDQGPHRRQKKSKASTVLLVAAGVLVLVGAILIGRSLFSSTADNRPSVPKLIGSTLEKAQQSGENVGLKVVKGADEACADQPKGNVCKQDPAPDTKVAKDSTVTVTVSTGAPKVAVPSVVNLTYEQAEAALKEKGFQVDRKLQESERPPGTVLDQNPKAGGEAEKNTVITLTVAKEQSKSIVPDLKGKTKDDAEKALKAVNLKLGSVTEVDSPGAAPKTVIDQQPQAGTQLEVGKTVNVTIAKAAQQVQVPNLLGKTVAQAKAELASRGLVFGAVLSGPTDDNARVLSSDPQAGRPVPTGTVINVMTMDGGGNNGGNNGGGGFFGGLGG
- a CDS encoding peptidoglycan D,D-transpeptidase FtsI family protein; protein product: MNKPLRRISLFCGLLVLALLIRTNWLQYVQAEELSTRKENRRVQIAQYATERGNIIVAGEPITGSAVTNGSDYKYKRTYLDGPLWAPVTGYASQAFGSTQLESLEDGILTGNDDRLFFDRTIGMFTGEKKQGGNVVTTLNPAAQKAAYDKLGTKKGAVAAIDPRTGAILALVSTPSYDPSRFAGNSKDDEKAWVELKDSEDKNLVNRALRETYPPGSTFKVLTAAAALEHGVVSDIDAATDTPEPYILPGTKTPLPNSHNMNCEKFSLNKALEVSCNSVFANMGDKVGRDKMVETAEKFGFNNDKIDTPVRAFASVYDKTMGKDGNAQSAIGQFNTAATPLQMAMVTAAIANDGKLMKPYMVDHLTAPNLDMIEKHSPQEMSRPLSAANAQKVQQMMVNVVENGTGKPAKISGITVGGKTGTAQHGEKNSKKPYAWFISYAKTDKGSPVAVAVVIEDSNADREDISGGGLAAPVAKAVMEAVLKSQG